A genome region from Hevea brasiliensis isolate MT/VB/25A 57/8 chromosome 9, ASM3005281v1, whole genome shotgun sequence includes the following:
- the LOC110670434 gene encoding uncharacterized protein LOC110670434 isoform X2: MGEHERLLPNGLLPNEAASVIRLLDSERWSKAEERTAELIACIQPNERSEERRNAVADYVQRLIMKCFPCQVFTFGSVPLKTYLPDGDIDLTAFSKNQNMKDSWAHQVRDMLENEEKNENAEFRVKEVQYIQAEVKIIKCLVENIVVDISFNQLGGLCTLCFLEEVDHLINQNHLFKKSIILIKAWCYYESRILGAHHGLISTYALETLVLYIFHVFNNSFAGPLEVLYRFLEFFSKFDWDNFCVSLWGPVPISSLPDVTADPPRQDGGELLLSKLFLEACSAVYAVFPGGQENQGQPFMSKHFNVIDPLRVNNNLGRSVSKGNFFRIRSAFAFGAKKLARLLDCRKEDILFEVNQFFMNTWDRHGSGQRPDAPRNDLWRLRLSTPDLSHGSDNLRNNSGREAQVDVAHGSHSVPSQHDRESSCRSSEVSVVSHSQSQKTNIHPNNTRNSDQSRRESTSNQGLHTEKNQRSSKPDNIVSDLQGRYLFARTRSSPELTETYGEVSFQGRRNRTQETGKGQSSYSSRKNLESDNLGSHGIRSSTDDPSSIRDTSSRQSLEAAGDSNSGSNSYHEDSGLGSTGEEFVSVLGTQGMHQEEQDFVNMMSSSTGLGFNGQVNLPLNLASSPIPLSISPSVLASMGYPSRNLGGMVPANIPMMDNPWGTNMQFPQGLVSSSLNHYFPGLGLTSNTEDSIEPGNENFGSVEMNLSEADHNFWREPERGSASGFDLDNGGLDIHQSDDKQQSTSASYNFVPSSQLSSSVSFSRVQQKFSKESRGSMKEDHIDTLPYQENRGAEIYFDDRSAASRSFPTVRSKTSSESSWEGSPVKAASKSMREKRNRKTASSVVPSAVFGKGKNVSEHSSNQAEDESKDRTPLSTVSPEMTERNMVPPSAAAVHVPGHQIPGYETAQTSGSESLIPIAPMLLGPGSRQRTTDNSGVVPFAFYPTGPPVPFVTMLPVYNFNTGTGTSDASTSQFNVEEVVDNSDSGQNFDSSEGLDQSEVVSTSNSMRGPASVEPLEHKSDILNSDFPSHWKNLQYGRFCQNSRYPTPLVYPSPLMMPPVYLQGRLPWDGPGRPLSTNMNLFTQLMSYGPRLVPVAPLQSVSSRSAGVYQHYVDEMPRFRSGTGTYLPNPVSGRDRHSTNNRKGNYSYDRSDHHGEREGNWNVNSKPRASGRSHSRSQAEKSSSRLDRLTANESRTDRTWGSHRHDTFPSYQSQNGPIRSNSSQSSSANLAYGMYPLQSMNPGVSTNGPTFPPVVMLYPYDHSAGFGSPAEQLEFGSLGPVGYSAVNEVPHLNEGSRTSRGFEEQRFHGSSAQRSSPDQPSSPHLQRSVVQRNYQLKDEDFPPLAFLNQAGNDGNKNYNEKTSSYQALVISPHS; this comes from the exons ATGGGCGAGCATGAGAGGCTATTGCCAAACGGCCTATTGCCCAACGAAGCGGCCTCTGTGATCCGATTACTTGACTCGGAGAGATGGTCCAAGGCCGAAGAGAGAACTGCAGAGCTCATTGCCTGCATTCAGCCCAACGAGCGCTCGGAAGAGCGCAGAAATGCTGTAGCCGATTATGTGCAGCGGCTTATCATGAAGTGCTTTCCCTGCCAG GTGTTCACTTTTGGGTCTGTACCGCTTAAAACTTATTTGCCTGATGGAGACATCGACTTAACAGCTTTCAGTAAGAATCAAAATATGAAAGATTCATGGGCTCATCAGGTTCGTGATATGCTGGAGAATGAGGAGAAGAATGAGAACGCTGAATTCCGTGTGAAAGAGGTTCAGTACATTCAGGCAGAA GTGAAGATTATAAAATGTCTTGTGGAAAATATTGTTGTAGACATATCTTTTAATCAGCTTGGTGGGCTATGCACCCTTTGTTTCCTTGAGGAG GTTGATCATTTGATAAatcaaaatcatttattcaagaaGAGTATTATATTGATAAAGGCATGGTGTTATTATGAGAGTCGTATTCTGGGGGCTCACCATGGATTGATTTCCACTTATGCTCTGGAAACCTTAGTTCTTTATATATTTCATGTTTTCAACAATTCCTTCGCTGGACCCCTTGAG GTTCTCTACCGTTTTCTTGAGTTCTTCAGTAAGTTTGATTGGGACAACTTTTGTGTTAGCCTTTGGGGTCCTGTACCTATCAGTTCACTTCCAGATGTAACAG CGGATCCTCCTCGACAGGATGGCGGAGAGTTATTGTTGAGCAAATTATTTCTTGAGGCCTGCAGCGCAGTATATGCTGTTTTCCCTGGTGGCCAAGAAAATCAAGGGCAACCTTTCATGTCCAAACACTTTAATGTTATTGATCCTTTGCGTGTGAACAACAACCTTGGACGTAGTGTTAGTAAAg GTAATTTCTTTAGGATACGTAGTGCATTTGCATTTGGGGCTAAAAAGCTGGCGCGGTTACTTGATTGCCGAAAAGAAGACATACTTTTTGAAGTAAACCAATTCTTTATGAACACCTGGGACAGACATGGTAGTGGCCAGCGTCCTGATGCACCAAGGAATGATTTGTGGCGCTTGAGATTGTCAACTCCTGACCTTTCACATGGGTCTGATAATCTCAGGAACAATTCTGGTCGTGAAGCTCAAGTTGATGTGGCACATGGTTCACATAGTGTTCCTTCTCAGCATGATAGGGAAAGCTCATGCAGAAGTAGTGAAGTTTCTGTAGTTTCTCATAGTCAAAGCCAAAAGACTAACATTCATCCAAATAACACAAGGAACTCTGATCAATCTAGAAGGGAAAGCACTTCCAATCAGGGCTTGCATACTGAGAAAAACCAAAGAAGTTCTAAACCTGATAACATTGTCAGTGACCTTCAGGGAAGGTATCTTTTTGCAAGGACACGCTCTAGTCCTGAGCTTACTGAGACATATGGTGAAGTCTCTTTTCAAGGGAGGCGTAACAGAACTCAAGAAACTGGAAAAGGTCAGAGCTCTTACAGTAGCAGGAAAAACCTGGAATCTGATAATTTGGGAAGCCATGGTATTAGATCTTCAACTGATGATCCTTCATCCATAAGAGATACCTCATCCCGTCAAAGCCTTGAAGCTGCTGGTGATTCTAACAGTGGCTCAAATAGTTACCATGAGGATTCAGGCCTAGGTTCTACTGGTGAAGAATTTGTTTCTGTCCTTGGGACACAGGGGATgcatcaggaggagcaagattttgtgaacatgatgtcatcttccacAGGTCTTGGTTTTAATGGACAAGTTAATCTTCCACTGAATTTGGCATCAAGTCCTATACCTCTTTCAATCTCACCTTCTGTTCTAGCTTCAATGGGATATCCCTCTAGAAACTTGGGTGGAATGGTACCTGCTAATATTCCTATGATGGATAATCCTTGGGGAACAAATATGCAATTTCCTCAAGGCTTGGTTTCTTCATCATTAAATCATTATTTTCCTGGCTTAGGATTGACCTCAAATACAGAAGATTCAATTGAACCTGGCAATGAGAATTTTGGTTCTGTGGAAATGAACCTGAGTGAGGCTGATCATAATTTCTGGCGTGAGCCAGAAAGGGGCTCTGCCAGTGGGTTTGATCTTGACAATGGAGGTCTTGATATCCATCAATCAGATGATAAGCAGCAGTCCACTTCAGCTAGTTATAACTTTGTTCCTTCATCCCAGTTAAGTAGCTCTGTTAGCTTTTCGAGAGTTCAACAGAAGTTTTCCAAAGAATCCCGAGGGTCAATGAAGGAAGATCATATTGATACTTTACCATATCAAGAAAATAGGGGCGCTGAAATTTACTTTGATGACAGAAGTGCAGCTTCAAGGTCCTTTCCTACTGTGAGAAGTAAAACTTCTTCTGAGAGTTCATGGGAAGGATCACCTGTGAAGGCGGCATCAAAGTCAATGAGGGAAAAGAGAAACAGGAAAACAGCTTCTTCAGTTGTGCCATCTGCTGTTTTTGGGAAAGGTAAGAATGTGTCTGAACATTCCTCCAATCAGGCAGAAGATGAAAGCAAAGACCGGACTCCACTGTCCACTGTGAGCCCTGAAATGACAGAAAGAAACATGGTACCTCCATCAGCTGCTGCTGTGCATGTTCCAGGGCATCAGATTCCTGGATATGAAACAGCACAGACAAGTGGATCTGAGTCATTGATACCTATTGCTCCAATGCTTTTAGGTCCTGGTTCAAGGCAAAGAACTACCGATAATTCAGGGGTTGTTCCTTTTGCATTTTATCCTACTGGGCCACCTGTTCCTTTTGTTACTATGCTTCCAGTGTACAACTTTAATACTGGGACAGGAACTTCTGATGCATCAACAAGCCAATTTAATGTTGAGGAGGTTGTAGATAACAGTGATTCTGGTCAGAATTTTGATTCATCTGAGGGACTCGATCAATCTGAGGTGGTAAGCACTTCTAATTCTATGAGAGGGCCTGCTTCTGTAGAGCCATTGGAgcacaaatctgacattcttaacAGTGATTTTCCTAGCCACTGGAAAAACTTGCAATATGGGCGATTTTGCCAAAACTCACGGTATCCCACACCTTTGGTTTATCCTTCACCTCTGATGATGCCGCCTGTATATTTACAAGGCCGTCTTCCATGGGATGGGCCTGGGAGACCTCTTTCAACGAACATGAATCTTTTCACACAGCTAATGAGTTATGGGCCACGTCTTGTTCCTGTTGCTCCTCTTCAGTCTGTTTCTAGTAGATCTGCAGGTGTTTACCAGCATTATGTTGATGAAATGCCAAGATTTCGTAGTGGGACTGGGACCTACCTGCCAAATCCT GTATCCGGTCGGGACCGTCATTCTACAAATAATAGAAAGGGAAATTACAGTTATGATAGAAGTGACCACCATGGTGAGAGGGAAGGGAACTGGAATGTTAATTCAAAGCCTCGAGCTTCTGGACGTAGCCACAGTCGCAGCCAAGCTGAGAAGTCAAGCTCAAGGTTGGATCGGTTGACGGCAAATGAGAGCCGAACCGATAGGACATGGGGTTCTCATAGACATGATACGTTTCCTTCATACCAGTCTCAGAATGGTCCAATCCGTTCTAACTCCTCACAGAGTAGTTCTGCCAATCTGGCATATGGCATGTATCCACTACAGTCCATGAATCCTGGAGTTTCAACAAATGGACCTACATTTCCACCTGTTGTCATGCTATATCCTTATGATCATAGTGCTGGATTTGGATCTCCTGCAGAGCAGCTCGAGTTTGGATCTCTTGGGCCAGTTGGTTACTCAGCTGTCAATGAGGTCCCTCATTTAAATGAGGGAAGCCGAACAAGTAGGGGATTtgaggagcaaaggtttcatggCAGCTCTGCTCAGCGGTCTTCACCAGATCAACCTTCTTCACCTCATCTTCAGAG ATCAGTGGTCCAAAGGaattatcagttgaaggatgaGGATTTCCCACCTCTTGCATTTCTGAACCAAGCAGGAAATGATGGTAATAAGAACTACAATGAAAAAACCTCCAGTTACCAGGCCCTTGTGATCTCACCTCATTCATAA